GGGGAAATCGCAGAGTCACGGTCGGGGCTACTGAGCGACACTGAGGTATCGAGATGAAGTGCGGTAGTAATTGTCGGTGACTTCATCCCGGATTTCTCGGTCTTGCCTACTGATTTTTTCCTCTCGTGGGATCGGTCCGTGCCGTCCGATGACTTACGAGGGGCAGTCTCGGAATCGCCAGAtgatttttccttttcctgaTCCTGAGGAGAGGTAGGAGACGATGCAGAGGGCGGGGACGTCGCAGTAGAGCTCAGGCGCAATGGCGACGACAAGATCGGCTCATTCCAGGAGCGCCGATGAGTTGACGACGGCGGAGTCACACCCACTCCTATACCGGCAATGGACCCATGGCGCAGCGGTAGAGCCCCAGGACTAGGAGAGAACTCCAGCATACTGTATCTCGCAGGGTTTCCCGAATTATTATTCATGGAGGACGATGCTGAAGTCCATGATTCGGAGACGTGACGCGTCTGACGACCCTCCAGAGTATCCACGAGCTCCCGTCGTTCCTGCTCCAGAGTCTCCTCCAGCGACATTCTGGTGCCATGACGTCTTGAGTGGGAGTATGCCATTGCAGGTTATTCTCTTCCCCCGCCTGTGGGAGGCAATGATAACAGACGACACAGCTAACGGACGTATTCTGTGGGCACTCGGTACTCTTATGTATCCCGTAGTGtatccgtactccgtatgggGCTCTTTGTTTTGCGGAGGAATGTGGGGAAGATGAGCGTAAAATCGGCGGTTAAGTTCAGCCTCGTGATAAGGGAAATAGACGAAGATCTCTGTCAGCTACTTAAAGAGTCAGCGATAATTATGACCTTTGGGTAGAAGACCAGAGAGAAAAGCAGCAATTTGGGGGATTGAGAGGGAAAACAGGGAGGGTGAAGAGGGGATTCAGGAACAGCCACGGCGCTGACAATATAAACGCTGCGTCCACGTGCAATCAAGGCAGCTGCAGAAGCCTTACCAGAGAGATAAAGGAATGGATGTTTGTATCTGTCTGCTGCGACGATAAAATAATGGTATGGGTAGTTCAGTTGAGATTGGTATATGCGCCTGTCGGACTATGAAAATGACGCTGGGAAGGCAAGAGTCACTCAGAGCAAAGACAAGGCAGGATCAACTGGGCTACGAGAACATTCCTTAGTCAGGGAAGAATGTCTAGATTGCCGTCCACAACGGGTACAATTATACTGATAGCAGTGGTATACTACTGCCATAGAACATGATTGTATGCATTGTCTATCTTCACATGAAAATGAATAAATGTACCAAATGCCAGTCCTGTGAAATTTGACCAATATTTATTCAACATAATCCCTGACCTTACCAGTCCAGTCACCCAAACTCCTGGCTTAATAGAATTCACAAGTAACGAAAATTGATAGAAATGCGAAATGGGAATCCCAAATAGCCGAAAACCATCACGCCCtagtcttcttcttcttcttacCACCGCCGGACGACTTGCGCTCCCCCGTAACAGCAAAAGCTTCCTCGGGAGGCTCATCCATCTGCGCAGCTCGTTTTCTATGGCCCTTGGGTGCATATTTCTCCTCCAACTTGTCGAAAAACGACTCAGCGCGATTCGCCTGTCGCTGCTTGATCATAGCCACCAGCGCATTATCATCCAAGGCATTatccttggccttcttcttcctcccaccTCCGCTCTTGCACTTcgcctctttcttttcctcaaTCTCCTTGGCCAACTCCTCCGCTTCCTCGGCCTCCTTCTGCGCTGCTTCTATCCGCTGCTGGCGCTTGCTCTCCGGTTCCTCTGAGTAATCCTTGTAATTCTTCACCTCGCCATCAGCAATGGCCTTGTCGATGATAGCCCGGAACCGCTCATCGTCATCGAGGACATTGCACAGCATCACCGACTCGTAGACCTTGTCCATATCACCCTTACTCTTCTCAAAAGCTGCGAGCACGTCgcgctcttcctcctccgatCCCTGATATTCCTTCTTCAATTGCTCCAGTGCATTCACATCCACGGACGCAGAGAATTGTTCGCGGTAAAAGTCCATCCAGTTGaagtcttcatcttcgttgACCGCTTCAGCCGTGCTACCGGTCAGGTCGAATCGCTTACGACGGCGTTCGTCGGAGAGTATGGCATAAGCGAAGGCTATCTGCTGGAACTTGTGGTTTGCTTCGTCTTTGGAGTCGGCCGGTGCCTTGTCTGCGGGTTGTTAGTATGGTTTCC
This region of Aspergillus chevalieri M1 DNA, chromosome 4, nearly complete sequence genomic DNA includes:
- a CDS encoding DnaJ domain protein (COG:O;~EggNog:ENOG410PKFU;~InterPro:IPR001623,IPR036869,IPR018253;~PFAM:PF00226), translating into MSDRNSPEIPREPPLETDLYDILGVSEDAKPENIKSAYKKLALKHHPDKAPADSKDEANHKFQQIAFAYAILSDERRRKRFDLTGSTAEAVNEDEDFNWMDFYREQFSASVDVNALEQLKKEYQGSEEEERDVLAAFEKSKGDMDKVYESVMLCNVLDDDERFRAIIDKAIADGEVKNYKDYSEEPESKRQQRIEAAQKEAEEAEELAKEIEEKKEAKCKSGGGRKKKAKDNALDDNALVAMIKQRQANRAESFFDKLEEKYAPKGHRKRAAQMDEPPEEAFAVTGERKSSGGGKKKKKTRA